In the Helianthus annuus cultivar XRQ/B chromosome 11, HanXRQr2.0-SUNRISE, whole genome shotgun sequence genome, one interval contains:
- the LOC110888792 gene encoding probable serine/threonine-protein kinase PBL21 translates to MSLRDIQSATKHFADENIVGQDGFGNQYKGQLLLSSGQLIDILARRLDRRYGQGTKEFQTEIMMLASLKHPNLVSIVGFCDEKIIINKYEAKGSLAQYLSDPVTWTQRLQICIGIGRALSYIHYDKKTQF, encoded by the coding sequence ATGTCTCTGAGAGACATACAATCCGCTACCAAACATTTTGCTGATGAAAATATAGTCGGACAAGATGGATTTGGAAACCAGTACAAGGGGCAACTACTCTTAAGCTCCGGCCAATTGATTGATATTCTTGCACGGCGGTTAGATCGTCGGTATGGGCAAGGAACCAAAGAGTTTCAGACGGAGATAATGATGCTGGCTAGTCTGAAGCATCCAAATCTGGTCTCTATTGTTGGGTTTTGTGATGAGAAGATCATCATAAACAAGTATGAGGCCAAGGGAAGCCTTGCCCAATACCTAAGTGACCCAGTTACATGGACTCAAAGATTGCAGATCTGTATTGGTATTGGACGTGCCCTCAGTTACATTCACTATGACAAAAAAACGCAGTTTTAG
- the LOC110891101 gene encoding uncharacterized protein LOC110891101 has translation MPDSDGNNISLQIANLLKEGLNQTNTSTKHSVSDSLRINIQLNSQNFGLWSHMIRAAIGGKSKNLLYHLDSKPPESTDARYDSWEQDDLIVFSWLIQNIEPAIASNLTEFPTSKTLWEALQTTYSSGKDKLQIFDLHVKANSLKQKEVPVEDLWINLQGIWGEIDRREPNPMTCTTDINTYNRLRSEQKLFQFLNALDHRFDTVKREILRGEPLPTAEPAYATIRKETTHQIILGAGTSETQIHGIASGLATTNLQQTDGLGLISKGNCRSEKTTGNKNDPKAKLKCDHCGKPRHTKDQCFHLVGYPDWWEIGPKRNNKDEGKRDTSTTGQGSNAGGREGFGGVVSGDNKENTSDGHGSQKNPLSHEDDKDRNIGDQDGEDYWAWH, from the exons ATGCCGGATTCCGACGGTAATAATATTTCTTTACAGATTGCCAACCTTTTGAAGGAAGGTTTGAATCAAACCAACACATCCACAAAACATAGCGTTTCCGACAGCCTCCGTATCAATATCCAACTCAATAGCCAGAACTTCGGGCTATGGTCTCATATGATACGGGCGGCTATTGGTGGGAAGTCAAAAAACCTTCTTTACCATCTCGATTCGAAACCACCTGAAAGCACGGATGCTCGATACGACAGTTGGGAACAAGACGATTTGATTGTATTCTCGTGGCTGATTCAAAACATCGAACCAGCAATCGCGAGTAACCTTACAGAATTTCCCACATCTAAAACCTTGTGGGAAGCTCTGCAAACCACATACAGCAGTGGGAAAGACAAGCTACAGATTTTCGACCTTCACGTCAAAGCAAACAGCTTAAAGCAAAAAGAAGTGCCGGTCGAAGATCTCTGGATTAACTTACAAGGGATCTGGGGGGAGATTGACAGAAGAGAGCCAAACCCGATGACCTGCACTACCGATATAAACACGTACAATAGGCTGCGATCTGAACAGAAACTATTCCAGTTTCTAAATGCCCTTGATCATCGATTTGACACCGTGAAACGTGAGATTCTCCGGGGTGAACCTCTTCCAACCGCGGAACCCGCATATGCTACCATCCGGAAGGAAACGACCCACCAAATAATCCTTGGAGCCGGGACCTCCGAAACTCAGATCCATGGAATCGCATCTGGGTTAGCCACCACCAATCTGCAACAAACTGATGGTCTAGGGCTAATCTCCAAAGGGAACTGCCGATCGGAAAAAACCACCGGAAACAAAAATGATCCAAAGGCAAAATTAAAGTGTGATCATTGTGGAAAACCTCGCCATACTAAAGATCAGTGTTTCCATCTGGTAGGCTATCCGGATTGGTGGGAGATTGGACCCAAGAGAAACAATAAGGACGAAGGGAAACGCGACACCTCCACTACCGGCCAAGGCAGTAACGCCGGCGGCCGTGAAGGATTTGGGGGAGTTGTGTCCGGCGACAACAAGGAAAATACGAGCGACGGCCATGGCAGTCAGAAAAACCCTCTCTCTCATGAAGATGACAAAGACCGTAACATAG GAGATCAGGACGGGGAGGATTattgggcgtggcactga